The following coding sequences are from one Gossypium raimondii isolate GPD5lz chromosome 4, ASM2569854v1, whole genome shotgun sequence window:
- the LOC105780895 gene encoding F-box/kelch-repeat protein At3g27150 gives MNNMAEESCSDPSDLRSQDVDYSYVPELSDELESLILARFPRSEHWKLYLLNKHFSDLLKSGELNKIRKEIGFKESSIFMSPSGQNCWWACDGLFKSCRKLPELPSLDICFINGDKESVCAGSHLIVSGRETFGSVVWRFELEIGKWFKGPSMIDPRCLFASATCGTFAFVAGGIGMDTRVSNSAEKYNPETKSWELLPRMHQKRKLCSGCFMDNKFYVIGGRDEHNNQLTCGEAYDKDNNTWEWIPDMLKDDSTVTQPAAAAAAMLLQSPPLVAVVNNQLYCLETSCNEVRVYMKSSKTWKNLGKVPVRADLHEGWGVAFKSLGNELLVIGFSSSVSSGGNGSGMTIYTCSPRPESDDLKWRRVEGCEDRLNFFLLNCSVMVA, from the coding sequence ATGAACAACATGGCTGAGGAGAGCTGCAGTGACCCCTCAGATTTAAGATCTCAGGATGTAGATTATTCATATGTTCCTGAGCTCAGTGATGAGCTAGAGAGCTTGATCTTGGCTCGATTTCCGAGGTCGGAGCATTGGAAACTTTACTTGCTAAACAAGCATTTCTCGGATCTTCTAAAGAGTGGCGAGTTGAACAAAATCAGGAAGGAAATTGGGTTCAAAGAATCATCCATATTCATGTCACCCAGTGGCCAAAACTGTTGGTGGGCATGTGATGGGCTGTTCAAGTCTTGCAGGAAGCTCCCAGAGTTACCATCATTGGATATATGCTTTATAAATGGAGATAAGGAATCAGTTTGTGCTGGGAGCCATTTAATTGTATCCGGCAGGGAAACATTTGGTTCTGTCGTGTGGAGATTTGAACTCGAAATAGGTAAATGGTTCAAGGGTCCTTCCATGATTGATCCTAGGTGCTTGTTTGCATCTGCAACCTGTGGCACCTTTGCTTTTGTGGCTGGTGGGATTGGGATGGACACTAGAGTCTCGAATTCGGCCGAGAAATATAACCCGGAGACGAAATCGTGGGAGTTGCTGCCTAGGATGCATCAGAAGAGGAAGCTTTGCTCAGGTTGTTTCATGGACAACAAGTTTTATGTGATTGGTGGGAGAGATGAGCACAACAATCAGCTCACTTGTGGGGAGGCTTATGATAAGGACAATAACACATGGGAATGGATCCCAGACATGTTGAAAGATGATAGTACTGTTACCCAACCAGCTGCAGCCGCTGCTGCGATGTTGCTGCAATCGCCACCGCTTGTTGCGGTAGTGAACAATCAGCTTTACTGTCTTGAAACATCATGCAATGAGGTGAGGGTGTACATGAAGAGCAGCAAGACATGGAAGAATTTGGGAAAAGTACCAGTTAGAGCTGATCTTCATGAAGGATGGGGTGTGGCATTCAAGTCTCTTGGCAATGAGCTGCTGGTGATCGGATTCTCGTCTTCCGTTTCAAGTGGCGGCAATGGCAGTGGCATGACTATCTACACTTGCAGCCCGCGGCCGGAGTCGGATGACTTGAAATGGCGGCGCGTTGAGGGCTGCGAAGACCGCCTTAACTTCTTTCTTCTCAACTGTTCAGTCATGGTGGCTTGA
- the LOC105781059 gene encoding cytochrome P450 94B3 — MGIFTSFFKLVPLEFVLISVFFSLLHAILCKVCRVSELSGHGPPTYPIIGCMISFYKNRTRLIDWYTELIAESDTNTIVVNRLGARRTIVTANSENVEYMLKTNFNNFPKGKPFTEILGDFLGYGIFNVDGELWRIQRKLASHAFSTNSLREFVMSTLEEEVENQFLPSLESLAAASAVVDLQDLLRRLSFNMICKVSLGVDHCVLDPSQLVSPLNKAFDMASEICAKRGAAPLLLVWKVKKWLGVGSEKKLRDAVEEVHAYVEEIIRNRKKKMDESQENCGEDLLSRLILAGCDEEVIRDMIINFIMAGRDTTSAAMTWLFWLLSCHPVIEQELLKEIQKNDKRLSDYESLEGLKLLKASLCESMRLYPPVAWDSKHAMVDDMLPDGTLVQAGDRVTYFPYGMGRMEALWGKDCIEFRPSRWFIEPSHQGGSLKKVSPYKFPVFQAGPRICLGRDMAFIQMKYVVASILRRFEIKPIRSEKPIFVPLLTAHMAGGLKVLIKKRDHSI; from the coding sequence ATGGGAATATTCACGTCTTTCTTTAAGCTTGTTCCCTTGGAGTTTGTGTTGATATCAGTGTTTTTCTCTTTGTTGCATGCAATCTTATGTAAAGTCTGCAGAGTTTCAGAATTATCAGGACATGGCCCCCCAACTTATCCTATAATCGGCTGCATGATTTCTTTCTACAAAAACCGCACTCGTTTGATAGATTGGTATACAGAGCTCATCGCGGAGTCGGACACCAATACAATTGTGGTTAACCGGCTTGGTGCTCGAAGGACTATTGTGACTGCAAACTCGGAGAACGTTGAGTACATGCTGAAAACCAATTTCAATAACTTCCCTAAAGGCAAGCCTTTCACTGAAATTCTGGGTGACTTTCTTGGCTATGGGATATTCAATGTGGATGGGGAGCTTTGGCGCATTCAACGCAAGTTAGCAAGCCATGCTTTCAGCACCAATTCTTTGAGAGAATTCGTGATGAGCACATTGGAAGAAGAGGTAGAGAATCAATTTTTACCTTCCTTAGAATCATTGGCTGCAGCATCAGCAGTGGTAGACTTGCAGGACTTGCTGAGACGACTTTCGTTCAATATGATCTGCAAGGTCTCATTAGGGGTGGATCACTGTGTTTTAGACCCTTCTCAGCTTGTTTCGCCTCTCAACAAAGCTTTCGACATGGCGTCGGAGATATGCGCCAAACGTGGAGCAGCTCCTTTGTTATTGGTTTGGAAGGTCAAGAAATGGCTCGGAGTTGGATCGGAGAAAAAGCTCAGGGATGCTGTTGAAGAAGTTCATGCATATGTTGAGGAAATCATTCGTAACAGGAAGAAAAAGATGGATGAAAGCCAAGAGAATTGCGGTGAAGATCTCCTATCGAGGTTGATATTGGCTGGCTGTGATGAGGAAGTGATAAGAGATATGATCATAAACTTCATCATGGCAGGAAGGGATACAACTTCAGCAGCAATGACATGGCTCTTCTGGTTGCTTTCATGCCATCCAGTTATAGAGCAAGAACTGCTGAAAGAGATacagaaaaatgataaaagattgtCAGATTATGAATCATTGGAGGGATTGAAATTGTTGAAAGCCTCTCTTTGTGAGTCCATGAGGCTCTACCCGCCGGTAGCTTGGGACTCAAAGCATGCCATGGTGGATGATATGTTACCTGATGGTACTTTAGTCCAGGCAGGGGATAGGGTAACCTATTTTCCCTATGGAATGGGGAGGATGGAAGCGTTATGGGGAAAGGACTGCATCGAGTTCAGACCGAGCCGGTGGTTTATTGAACCAAGTCACCAGGGAGGATCACTAAAGAAGGTAAGTCcatacaagtttccagtttttCAGGCAGGTCCAAGAATTTGTCTTGGAAGAGATATGGCCTTCATTCAGATGAAATATGTGGTGGCTTCCATACTGAGACGGTTTGAAATCAAACCAATCAGATCAGAAAAGCCTATTTTTGTGCCACTCTTGACGGCTCACATGGCCGGTGGACTAAAGGTTTTGATCAAGAAACGAGATCATTCAATATAA